One genomic window of Solanum dulcamara chromosome 10, daSolDulc1.2, whole genome shotgun sequence includes the following:
- the LOC129869917 gene encoding putative pentatricopeptide repeat-containing protein At1g10330, producing the protein MTHAATEREKERRGDVDAFQAYMKSYFIAAKGGKYMLTVTIEELSVFMTTALIAFYGKMGCLVYASKIFDAMVSKQVCSWNSMISSLALNVREKQALTMYEKMRAKGLQPNEITFVAVLSACARAKLVYFGFKLFEAMPNEFGLVAKMEHYGCVVDLLGRHGLLQEAYDFIKKMPFEADATVLGVLMGACRLHGAIELGNEVAQLLLESQLNHSGRYVHLSRIYAGAERWDHAAALRKAILDAGIHSFI; encoded by the exons ATGACACATGCTGCAAcggaaagagagaaagaaagacgTGGAGATGTTGACGCCTTTCAAGCATATATGAAGTCTTATTTCATAGCAGCAAAG GGAGGCAAGTACATGCTTACGGTAACGATTGAGGAGTTGAGTGTCTTCATGACGACCGCATTGATCGCGTTTTATGGGAAGATGGGTTGTTTGGTTTATGCTTCAAAGATATTTGATGCAATGGTTAGCAAGCAAGTTTGCTCTTGGAATTCTATGATTTCTTCCCTAGCTTTGAATGTAAGAGAGAAGCAGGCATTAACGATGTATGAGAAGATGAGGGCAAAGGGGCTGCAACCAAATGAGATTACCTTCGTGGCTGTTCTATCAGCTTGTGCACGTGCCAAGCTTGTCTATTTCGGTTTTAAATTGTTTGAAGCAATGCCAAATGAATTTGGACTTGTAGCTAAGATGGAACATTATGGTTGTGTGGTTGATCTCTTAGGGAGACATGGGCTACTACAGGAAGCGTACGACTTCATAAAGAAGATGCCTTTTGAAGCTGATGCCACTGTCTTGGGGGTTCTGATGGGTGCTTGTAGACTTCATGGAGCTATTGAATTGGGAAATGAAGTAGCACAACTACTACTTGAGTCACAACTGAATCATTCAGGGCGTTATGTGCATCTCTCAAGAATTTATGCTGGCGCAGAGAGGTGGGATCATGCTGCTGCCTTGAGAAAAGCAATATTAGATGCTGGAATACACAGTTTTATTTAG
- the LOC129869918 gene encoding disease resistance protein RPP13-like has protein sequence MSYKLGSVNCCFLLVFESCVLHIKIVRSFYPVVFPFYHLEGFPCKILVSNLFSLFSSYQTLVVVLPPQQETLDLLERMTEGDLEIYLRNLLKEGKYLVVVDDVWQREAWESLKRAFPDSKNGSRVIITTRKEDVAERADDRGFVHKLRFLCHEESWDLFCRKLLDVRAMIPEMERLAKDMVEKCGGLPLAIAVLSGLLSHKRGLDEWQKVKDHLWKNIIEDKYIEISNILSLSYNDLSTALKQCFLYFGIFPEDQEVDAENIIRLWMGEGFIPNGEERMEDVAEGFLNELIRRSLVQVADTFWEKVVSCRIHDLLRDLAIQKALEVNFFDIYDPRKHSISSLCIRHVIHGQGKRYLSLDLSYLKLRSIMFFDPDFRNMSPIEFGNVFQHIYVLYLDIRGQTISSAIGSLYHLKFLRLTGIHKLPSSIGNLKNLQTLHVNYYQISCQLPRETADLINLRHLVASYSKPLERINKLTSLQVLDGIACDQWKYVDPVDLVNLRELLMYKITKSYTLNNISSLINLTALKLFCDSDESFPAIEFLISCQKLQKLWLKGRIEKLPLFPNSITMMLLWDSKLMEDPMPILGMLPNLRNLILDRAYEGKEITCSDNSFSQLESLSLDNLKNLERWHLATSAMPHIKGVGIQDCRKLKEIPERMKDVGRC, from the exons aTGAGCTATAAGCtag gaagtgttaattgttgttttctccttgtatttgagagctgtgtactccatattaaaatagtgagatccttctaccccgtggtttttcccttctatcatttagaggggtttccatgtaaaattctcgtgtctaatttattttcattattttcatcatatcaaactttagttgtggtgcttcctccccaaCAGGAAACTCTAGATTTGTTGGAAAGGATGACAGAAGGAGATCTAGAAATTTACCTTCGTAATCTTTTAAAAGAAGGCAAATACCTTGTGGTGGTTGATGATGTATGGCAGAGAGAAGCATGGGAGAGTCTGAAAAGAGCATTCCCAGATAGCAAGAATGGCAGCAGAGTTATTATTACCACTCGCAAAGAGGATGTCGCTGAAAGAGCAGACGACAGAGGTTTTGTCCATAAACTTCGTTTCCTATGCCACGAAGAAAGTTGGGATCTCTTTTGTAGGAAACTACTTGATGTTCGAGCAATGATTCCAGAAATGGAAAGGTTAGCTAAAGACATGGTGGAAAAGTGTGGAGGCTTACCTCTTGCCATTGCTGTATTGAGCGGATTACTTTCTCATAAAAGGGGGCTAGACGAATGGCAAAAGGTGAAAGATCACCTTTGGAAGAACATTATTGAAGATAAATATATTGAAATCTCCAACATACTATCATTAAGCTACAACGATTTGTCAACTGCACTCAAGCAGTGTTTTCTCTACTTTGGTATTTTTCCAGAAGATCAAGAGGTCGATGCTGAAAACATAATACGGCTGTGGATGGGGGAGGGTTTCATACCAAATGGAGAAGAAAGAATGGAGGATGTCGCTGAAGGCTTCTTGAATGAGTTGATAAGACGAAGCTTGGTTCAAGTTGCTGATACATTTTGGGAAAAAGTTGTTTCATGTAGAATTCATGATTTACTTCGTGATCTTGCCATACAAAAGGCATTGGAGGTAAACTTCTTTGACATTTATGATCCAAGAAAGCACTCCATTTCATCCTTATGTATCAGACATGTCATTCATGGTCAAGGAAAAAGGTACCTCTCACTTGATCTTTCTTACTTGAAGTTGAGATCAATTATGTTTTTCGATCCAGATTTTCGTAACATGAGTCCTATAGAGTTTGGTAATGTGttccaacatatatatgtgttgtaCTTGGATATTCGTGGTCAAACTATTTCTTCTGCCATAGGAAGTTTGTACCACCTCAAGTTCTTAAGATTGACAGGTATCCATAAGCTTCCCTCTTCCATTGGCAACCTCAAGAATTTACAGACACTTCAtgtcaattattatcaaatctCATGCCAGCTACCCCGGGAGACAGCTGACCTAATAAATCTAAGACATTTAGTTGCTTCGTATTCAAAACCTCTGGAACGTATAAACAAACTCACTAGTCTTCAAGTTCTTGATGGTATTGCTTGTGATCAGTGGAAATATGTTGACCCTGTTGATTTAGTCAATCTTCGAGAATTACTCATGTATAAAATTACCAAATCTTACACCCTAAATAACATTAGTAGCTTGATAAACCTTACCGCTCTCAAATTGTTTTGTGACTCTGATGAATCATTCCCAGCCATTGAATTTCTTATTTCTTGTCAAAAGCTCCAGAAATTGTGGTTAAAAGGTAGAATAGAGAAACTGCCTCTGTTTCCAAATTCCATCACAATGATGCTTCTTTGGGACTCAAAGCTCATGGAAGATCCGATGCCTATTTTGGGAATGCTGCCAAACCTAAGGAATCTCATTTTGGATAGAGCTTATGAAGGAAAAGAAATTACGTGCAGTGATAACAGCTTCAGTCAACTGGAGTCCCTTAGTCTTGATAATCTTAAGAACCTTGAAAGATGGCATTTAGCCACAAGTGCCATGCCTCATATTAAAGGTGTTGGTATCCAGGATTGTAGAAAGCTGAAGGAGATTCCAGAGAGAATGAAAGACGTGGGGAGATGTTGA